The window AGACATGGGAATCGAGGATTTGATCTGAAAGGAAAACGGTACTTGGCGAGTCATCCGCTGTATCATATGAGTTCAATTAATCATCTGATCGCAGCTGCGATTGAAGGGTATACGCTTGTCTTCTTACATGATGCAACACCGAAACGCATTTTAGAAACGATTGAGAAAGAAAGAATTACGTTCATGATGGCTTTCCCATCAGCTTACACGTACATGCTAGAAGAAATGAAACGCGGTTCGTACGATCTCTCATCTTTTGAAATTGCGATTTCTGGCGGTACGAAGGTGCCGGTACGCTTAATTAAAGATTACAAAGAAGCAGGCATTCAGATGATGCATGGCTATGGAAGTACGGAAGCATGGGTTGTCAGTGCGTGGCATCCAGCGATGGGTGAGGATAAAATGGGCTCTGCCGGTAAAGTGGATGCGGATGTAGATGTGAAAATCGTGCATCCTGAGACAGAGGAGACATTGCCAGCAGGAGAAATTGGCGAAGTCGTCATGAGAAGTCCATTTTATTTCCTAGGCTACTATCATCAGCCTGACGCTACTGAGAAGGTGCTGAAAAATGGCTGGTTCCATATGGGGGATGCAGGCTATCTAGATGAAGACGGTTTTCTTTTCATTACTGGCAGATACAAAGATGTGATTCTGTACGGCGGGGATAATATCTATCCTGACCAAGTAGAAGAGGTCATTGATCAAATTCCAGGTGTGATTGAATCAGCTGTCATCGGGGTACCAGACGAATTATATGGTGAAGTGCCAAGTGCGTATATCGTAAAAGACGATTCCGTCGATTTTTGCGAAGAAGATGTGGTGAACTATTGCCAGGAACGTTTGGCAGATTACAAAGTGCCCTCCATTCATTTCACACAGGAGCTGCCAAAAAACAAGCTTGGTAAAATCATGAAGAAAGATTTACGTGAATTGGTTGTGAATGCGTAGTACCTATTCTGCTATAATGAAATTTGAGTGATTTTTTGTTTTTCTAACGTTTTGGAGGGAAAGGGTTTGCGACATATTCTTCGTAAGAAACACATTCACGATTTGTTAGAACAGAGCAGGCAGCAAAAGGTAAAGAGAACGCTGGGCGGGCTCGATCTCACGCTCCTTGGTATAGGGGCAGTGATCGGCACGGGGGTCATGGTGTTAACCGGAATTACAGCGGCTAAGGATGCAGGACCGGCTGTCATTTTCTCCTTTGCCATTGCAGCGATTGTGTGCAGTTTGGCAGCACTTTGCTATGCAGAAATGGCTTCAGCGCTGCCTGTATTCGGCAGTGCGTACATTTATTCATATACAACGATGGGTGAGCTTGTCGGGCATCTGATGGGATGGACTTTATTGTCCGTTTATATGCTGACTGCTTCAGCTGTCGCCAGTGGCTGGTCGAGTTATTTCAACAGCTTGCTTGAGGGGTTTGGCATTTCGATTCCCCATCAATTTTTAGCGGGGCCAGAACAAGGCGGATACATGAATCTGCCAGCCATTATCATTGCCTTACTGATTGCGTGGATCTTATCTAGAGGAACGAAGGAAAGTAAAAAATTCAATAATATCATGGTGTTTGTGAAACTCGGTATTATTGTTCTTTTCATTGTAGTAGGCGGTTTTTATGTACAGCCAGCCAATTGGCAGCCGTTCATGCCGTTTGGTGCAGAAGGCGTCATTGCCGGTGCTGCTGCTGTGTTTTTTGCCTTTTTAGGATTTGATGCGATTTCTGCTTCTGCGGAAGAGGTAAAAAATCCGCAGCGGAATCTGCCGATTGGTATTATCGGCTCATTACTCATTTGCACGATCATTTACATTGTCGTTTGTTTGATCATGACAGGCATGGTGCACTATACAAAACTGAATGTCACAGAGGCTATGTCCTATGTGCTGCAAAGTGTACATCAAAATAGCGTAGCCGGTATTATTTCTGTCGGTGCGGTTATTGGATTGATGGCTGTGATTTTCGCCAATAATTATGCAGCAACTCGAATTGCTTATGCGATGGGACGAGATGGACTTTTGCCTAAAGTGTTTTCGAAAACAAACAAAAGCGATACGCCTGTTGCAAGCATATGGATGATTGGCGGCATGACAGCTGTTATTTCAGGGTTTATTGATTTAAAGGACTTGTCCAATTTAGCGAATATCGGTGCTTTATTGACGTTTGCGATGGTGAGTTTATCTGTGCTCATTTTGAGAAAGACACATCAGCAGCTTGAGAGGGGATTCCGGGTTCCATTTGTGCCGGTCTTGCCGATTATCTCAATGGGCTGCTGCTTGTTCCTTATGCTCAACTTACCAGGCCGGACGTGGCTTTACTTTGGTGTTTGGCTGTTAATCGGTGTCGTCATGTACGCAGCGTATTCAAACAAACATAGTGAATTAGCGAAAGCTTCATGAGAAAAAGGTGCAAATCCGTTGACGATTTGTGCCTTTTTTCATACGATTTGGGATAAGCTATAAAAGAGAAGATGGACGGACAAGAGGAGGATGAAGGGTATGATTAGCGTTAGTCCTTATATTGTGGTAGACGATGTGAAGGAATCTCTTCAATATTATCAAGGAATTTTTGGCGGAGATATTCATATTT is drawn from Bacillus pumilus and contains these coding sequences:
- a CDS encoding amino acid permease, producing MRHILRKKHIHDLLEQSRQQKVKRTLGGLDLTLLGIGAVIGTGVMVLTGITAAKDAGPAVIFSFAIAAIVCSLAALCYAEMASALPVFGSAYIYSYTTMGELVGHLMGWTLLSVYMLTASAVASGWSSYFNSLLEGFGISIPHQFLAGPEQGGYMNLPAIIIALLIAWILSRGTKESKKFNNIMVFVKLGIIVLFIVVGGFYVQPANWQPFMPFGAEGVIAGAAAVFFAFLGFDAISASAEEVKNPQRNLPIGIIGSLLICTIIYIVVCLIMTGMVHYTKLNVTEAMSYVLQSVHQNSVAGIISVGAVIGLMAVIFANNYAATRIAYAMGRDGLLPKVFSKTNKSDTPVASIWMIGGMTAVISGFIDLKDLSNLANIGALLTFAMVSLSVLILRKTHQQLERGFRVPFVPVLPIISMGCCLFLMLNLPGRTWLYFGVWLLIGVVMYAAYSNKHSELAKAS
- a CDS encoding class I adenylate-forming enzyme family protein, whose translation is MNTLQALLNDRMERSSQIEAVTGGGVSYTFEEYAKRIDKLAHYLYQKGIRKGDRVCFICQNHHHFSTIMLAAIKAGAVAVPLSWQLTSFELEGILKKAEPKALFFDREFRDIIAAVNVSLEDCLMVESGANAKTTQLFEDILASNDGSHLADEVSEEDLAMILFTSGTTGNPKGCMVGHGRIYQFLTRHGNRGFDLKGKRYLASHPLYHMSSINHLIAAAIEGYTLVFLHDATPKRILETIEKERITFMMAFPSAYTYMLEEMKRGSYDLSSFEIAISGGTKVPVRLIKDYKEAGIQMMHGYGSTEAWVVSAWHPAMGEDKMGSAGKVDADVDVKIVHPETEETLPAGEIGEVVMRSPFYFLGYYHQPDATEKVLKNGWFHMGDAGYLDEDGFLFITGRYKDVILYGGDNIYPDQVEEVIDQIPGVIESAVIGVPDELYGEVPSAYIVKDDSVDFCEEDVVNYCQERLADYKVPSIHFTQELPKNKLGKIMKKDLRELVVNA